One segment of Pelecanus crispus isolate bPelCri1 chromosome 2, bPelCri1.pri, whole genome shotgun sequence DNA contains the following:
- the RPS20 gene encoding small ribosomal subunit protein uS10: MAFKDTGKAPVEQEVAIHRIRITLTSRNVKSLEKVCADLIRGAKEKNLKVKGPVRMPTKTLRITTRKTPCGEGSKTWDRFQMRIHKRLIDLHSPSEIVKQITSISIEPGVEVEVTIADA, encoded by the exons ATG GCGTTTAAAGATACTGGCAAAGCACCTGTGGAACAAGAGGTAGCAATTCATCGCATTAGAATTACTTTGACAAGTCGCAATGTAAAATCACTTGAGAAGG tctgtgctgACTTGATCAGAGGcgctaaggaaaaaaacctaaaggtGAAAGGACCTGTTCGTATGCCCACCAAG ACTCTGCGAATCACTACCAGGAAGACGCCTTGTGGTGAAGGTTCCAAGACCTGGGATCGTTTCCAAATGCGTATCCATAAGCGGCTCATTGACTTACACAGCCCTTCTGAGATCGTGAAGCAAATCACTTCCATCAGCATTGAACCAGGTGTAGAAGTTGAAGTTACTATTGCCGATGCCTAA